One window of the Branchiostoma lanceolatum isolate klBraLanc5 chromosome 3, klBraLanc5.hap2, whole genome shotgun sequence genome contains the following:
- the LOC136430213 gene encoding histone-lysine N-methyltransferase SETDB1-like isoform X1 — protein MATVGDAERQEMSEENFYDNLDDIISGLVNEKLEGSGWVEGLPPGMADIERELGSLEDQQARIQDVFQESEQLLGVAGDNLAWQQTWFNDWKDHNSRTGVPEEMVDLTVEDDEIMVVSDRPAIQQQQPQQQRAQQQRAQQRQEQPELSSAPQAVAEVETPPAVPQQSQPESSVPTTNQETGASSEQPIAVQHEEQVQREAVKVSTAEAGPSSQVAPGTSDPVSAELAVGMRLMGKKKDDIWYQGTLIKIVTDEKGVIRYKVKYDVKGKSLLSGNHIAFCETVGQGVLHAGSRIVGQYVDEEGDSVQYLYAGIVAELPSKANKSRYLIFFDDGFATYLRRNQIHQVCKPSANAWEDVHPNSREFIREYLQGYPERAMVKVKVGQKIRTEWNGQWWDARVDSVDGSLVKMYYPTDKRSEWIYRGSTRLWPLYEAFAHQEQAQTGGSKSIRSHTMGKTRGPHIEYTRAEDEEAKSKAAGGSESAQKKPASASAPIGSQSKPPSRSSTPRSSSTVDSNSLSFEKLLTEDIEKLQAGSKLVPSSSGELQNSGGGMGRPVTNREAWLQIAGASQKNTVTSQQSNTTVKQTVTNQQSNTSVKQTVTSQQSNAAAKQTVPTAQPPVTTFPQRQSRPLKKQVARKSTGPRSRRPFPDHYTSSSTSVGRKDIASILQKRLMEEGDSNSRSSEDSVVDITVDTDPTEVPTPKMLKFCPHQCTPTCVSHVRPANPDQYRGRGAWPHINPLKVPILYQWERYIGKKRPGGTRDVSYRTPCARMLRNVRDISRYLTQTKTDFLSIDQFCFDPYVMLDNKMLGKNYVKIPDISNGNEDVPISCVNEINNEHPDNVGYTKQRLPTPGVELNLDPDYLVSCDCTDNCQNKKTCACHQLTIQAYRSRPGGQEDPDAGYENRRLTEQLPTGIYECNSRCKCSKQCYNRVAQNGIGLRLQVFRTSKRGWGIRCLDDIPQGAFICIYAGQLLTEDTANKGGNMFGDEYLAELDHIEIAEKFKEGYESDVPDSSGSDMNNSDSDSDNSSSGEEPSITSSTSPEPDLDNSSDSDYKPDITDKPGEAGGGVKLILRRESRGSTSGRSGKTTEQWSVKPQKCDTDKKVESWMEKNLSDNKPGDPGSQPGQSQSSKEDLGQSVDTNPTKKESSGQEQERHNIFDIMEFSESKDESIKTPDQSGEGQKKGDTNRSFQDALKDMNVSMEVLPKKAPAQQGSVAASKESEKDDGTACPVAAEKDSVEEKTERREGDIQDKTGKTEGEEKDKKGKDSSSPLRHYGYRVDGDRIAGLKRKHRKKVVVKASSSSESEESKPKPADGEFELMIVGATSLAVDSGDETSDSEKCSDKGKKKKEKDQLEVPAPVQILVPDDTQQPVAVLQPSPDKSTRKYFGEEHCYVMDAKVIGNCGRYLNHSCSPNLFVQNVFVDTHDLRFPWVAFFSSKRIRGGTELTWDYNYQVGSVAGKVLYCYCGSEECRGRLL, from the exons atggcaacagttggAGATGCAGAGAGGCAGGAGATGTCAGAGGAGAACTTTTATGATAACCTGGATGACATCATCTCCGGGCTGGTGAATGAGAAGCTGGAGGGCAGTGGGTGGGTGGAGGGGCTGCCCCCCGGGATGGCAGACATAGAGAGGGAACTGGGCAGTCTGGAAG ACCAGCAGGCGCGTATCCAGGATGTGTTCCAGGAGTCGGAACAGCTGCTGGGCGTGGCCGGGGATAACCTGGCATGGCAGCAGACCTGGTTCAACGACTGGAAGGACCACAACAG CAGGACTGGGGTCCCGGAAGAGATGGTGGATCTCACAGTGGAGGATGATGAGATCATGGTGGTGTCAGACAGGCCAGccatacaacaacaacaaccacaacaacaacGAGCACAACAACAACGAGCACAACAGAGACAAGAACAGCCTGAGCTGTCGTCCGCTCCACAGGCAGTTGCTGAGGTGGAGACCCCCCCTGCCGTGCCTCAACAATCCCAGCCTGAGAGTTCTGTACCAACAACCAATCAGGAGACAGGAGCATCCTCTGAGCAGCCAATAGCAGTCCAGCATGAGGAGCAGGTTCAGAGAGAGGCTGTGAAAGTGTCAACTGCTGAGGCTGGACCATCTTCACAG GTGGCTCCGGGTACGTCAGACCCTGTGTCTGCAGAGCTGGCTGTGGGCATGAGACTCATGGGGAAGAAAAAAGACGACATCTGGTACCAGGGTACCCTCATAAAGATCGTCACCGATGAGAAGGGAGTG ATCAGGTACAAGGTGAAGTACGATGTAAAAGGGAAGAGCCTGTTGTCAGGAAACCACATTGCGTTCTGCGAGACAGTGGGACAGGGAGTACTGCATGCTGGCAGCAGGATTGTGG GTCAGTATGTTGACGAGGAGGGGGACTCTGTCCAGTACCTGTACGCCGGGATCGTGGCAGAGCTGCCGTCCAAGGCAAACAAATCCCGCTATCTCATCTTCTTCGATGATGGCTTTGCAACCTACCTCAGAAGGAACCAAATACACCAG GTGTGCAAGCCTAGTGCAAACGCTTGGGAGGACGTCCACCCCAACTCCAGGGAGTTCATCAGAGAATACTTGCAGGGGTATCCTGAG CGAGCCATGGTTAAGGTGAAGGTTGGGCAGAAGATCCGTACGGAGTGGAACGGCCAGTGGTGGGACGCGCGGGTGGACTCGGTGGACGGCAGCCTGGTGAAGATGTATTACCCGACAGACAAGCGCTCGGAGTGGATCTATCGGGGATCCACAAGGCTTTGGCCGCTTTATGAAGCTTTT GCCCATCAGGAACAGGCACAGACTGGGGGATCAAAGTCTATCAGAAGCCACACCATGGGGAAAACACGCGGCCCACACATCGAGTACACACGCGCTGAGGATGAAG AAGCCAAAAGCAAGGCAGCAGGTGGATCAGAGTCTGCACAGAAGAAGCCAGCCTCCGCATCGGCCCCCATCGGCAGTCAGTCCAAACCCCCCTCCCGCAGCAGCACACCGCGCTCCTCCAGCACCGTAGACTCCAACAGCCTCTCCTTCGAGAAACTCCTGACAGAGGACATTGAGAAACTGCAAGCTGGTTCCAAACTGGTTCCTTCGAGTAGCGGCGAGTTGCAGAATAGTGGAGGGGGGATGGGGAGGCCTGTTACCAACAGGGAGGCCTGGTTACAGATCGCTGGTGCCTCGCAAAAAAATACTGTGACTAGCCAGCAGTCAAACACCACTGTGAAACAAACAGTAACCAACCAGCAGTCAAACACATCTGTGAAACAAACAGTGACCAGTCAGCAGTCAAACGCTGCAGCCAAACAAACAGTTCCCACCGCCCAGCCCCCAGTCACAACCTTTCCCCAGAGACAAAGCAGGCCTCTGAAGAAGCAGGTGGCAAGAAAAAGTACAGGCCCAAGGTCAAGGAGACCATTTCCTGACCATTATACCAGTAGTAGTACATCTGTGGGCAGAAAGGATATTGCCAGCATTCTCCAGAAAAGGCTGATGGAGGAGGGAG ATTCTAACAGCCGTTCTAGCGAGGACAGTGTCGTGGACATCACAGTAGACACGGACCCTACGGAGGTTCCCACTCCCAAAATGTTGAAGTTCTGTCCACATCAGTGCACTCCGACATGTGTCAGTCACGTCCGTCCTGCCAATCCTGACCAGTACAGGGGACGGGGAGCATGGCCACACATCAACCCACTCAAAGTGCCCATCTTGTACCAATGGGAGAG GTACATTGGTAAGAAGCGCCCTGGTGGCACTCGAGACGTGTCCTACCGGACCCCGTGTGCCCGCATGCTGCGGAACGTACGGGATATCTCGCGGTATCTGACGCAGACCAAGACGGACTTCCTATCCATCGACCAGTTCTGTTTCGACCCTTACGTGATGTTGGACAACAAGATGCTGGGGAAGAACTATGTCAAGATTCCCGACATCTCCAACGGCAATGAAGATGTGCCCATTTCT tgtgTTAATGAGATCAACAACGAACATCCAGACAATGTAGGTTACACCAAACAGCGCCTCCCCACACCAGGGGTGGAGCTGAACCTGGACCCTGACTACCTGGTGTCATGTGACTGCACCGACAACTGTCAG AATAAGAAGACCTGTGCGTGTCACCAGCTGACCATCCAGGCGTACCGGTCGCGCCCTGGCGGCCAGGAGGACCCTGATGCAGGGTACGAGAACCGCAGGCTCACCGAGCAGCTACCTACTGG GATCTATGAGTGCAACTCCAGGTGCAAATGTAGCAAACAGTGCTACAATAGGGTGGCTCAGAATGGCATAGGCCTCAGGCTACAGGTGTTCCGCACATCCAAACG GGGATGGGGTATCCGCTGTTTGGACGACATTCCCCAAGGGGCATTCATCTGTATCTACGCGGGGCAGCTGCTGACAGAGGACACGGCCAACAAGGGGGGGAACATGTTTGGGGACGAGTACCTGGCTGAGCTGGATCACATAG AAATTGCTGAAAAGTTTAAGGAAGGCTACGAGAGCGATGTTCCAGACAGCAGTGGCAGCGACATGAACAACTCTGACAGCGATTCAGACAACAG CAGCTCCGGAGAGGAACCCTCCATCACCTCCTCCACCTCCCCTGAACCGGACCTGGACAACAGCAGCGACTCCGACTACAAACCTGACATCACGGACAAGCCAGGAGAGGCAGGCGGGGGCGTCAAACTCATCCTGCGCAGAGAGTCGCGCGGGTCAACATCCGGCAGGTCAGGGAAAACTACAGAGCAGTG GTCTGTGAAGCCTCAGAAATGTGACACGGACAAGAAAGTGGAGTCCTGGATGGAGAAGAACCTCTCTGACAACAAACCAGGTGACCCAGGTAGCCAACCTGGCCAATCACAGTCAAGCAAGGAAGACCTCGGCCAATCAGTTGACACGAATCCTACCAAAAAGGAATCGTCGGGGCAAGAACAGGAAAGGCACAATATTTTTGATATCATGGAATTTTCTGAATCAAAAGATGAATCCATTAAGACTCCAGACCAAAGCGGTGAAGGACAAAAGAAAGGAGACACCAATCGCTCCTTCCAAGATGCCTTGAAAGATATGAATGTCTCAATGGAAGTTTTGCCCAAGAAAGCACCAGCACAGCAGGGTTCCGTGGCAGCAAGTAAAGAGTCTGAAAAGGATGATGGGACGGCATGTCCAGTGGCAGCAGAGAAGGACTCTGTTGAGGAGAAAACAGAAAGAAGAGAGGGTGACATCCAAGACAAGACAGGAAAGACAGAAGGGGAAGAGAAGGATAAGAAAG GCAAAGACAGCAGTTCCCCATTGAGGCATTATGGGTATCGGGTTGACGGAGACCGTATCGCAGGACTAAAGAGGAAACACAGGAAGAAAGTTGTTGTAAAGG cATCTTCTTCCAGTGAGTCTGAAGAGTCCAAACCTAAACCAGCCGACGGGGAGTTTGAATTGATGATCGTCGGCGCAACATCGCTCGCTGTCGACAGTGGAGACGAGACATCAGACAGCGAGAAGTGCTCAGACAAggggaagaagaaaaaggagaagGATCAACTTGAAG TCCCAGCCCCAGTCCAAATCCTAGTCCCAGATGACACCCAGCAGCCAGTGGCAGTACTGCAGCCCTCACCTGACAAAAGCACCAGGAAGTATTTTGGGGAGGAACATTGTTATGTCATGGATGCCAAGGTCATAGGCAACTGTGGCAGGTACCTCAAC CATAGCTGTTCACCAAACCTGTTTGTACAGAATGTGTTCGTGGACACACATGACCTTCGCTTTCCTTGGGTCGCCTTTTTCTCTAGCAA
- the LOC136430213 gene encoding histone-lysine N-methyltransferase SETDB1-like isoform X4, which yields MATVGDAERQEMSEENFYDNLDDIISGLVNEKLEGSGWVEGLPPGMADIERELGSLEDQQARIQDVFQESEQLLGVAGDNLAWQQTWFNDWKDHNSRTGVPEEMVDLTVEDDEIMVVSDRPAIQQQQPQQQRAQQQRAQQRQEQPELSSAPQAVAEVETPPAVPQQSQPESSVPTTNQETGASSEQPIAVQHEEQVQREAVKVSTAEAGPSSQVAPGTSDPVSAELAVGMRLMGKKKDDIWYQGTLIKIVTDEKGVIRYKVKYDVKGKSLLSGNHIAFCETVGQGVLHAGSRIVGQYVDEEGDSVQYLYAGIVAELPSKANKSRYLIFFDDGFATYLRRNQIHQVCKPSANAWEDVHPNSREFIREYLQGYPERAMVKVKVGQKIRTEWNGQWWDARVDSVDGSLVKMYYPTDKRSEWIYRGSTRLWPLYEAFAHQEQAQTGGSKSIRSHTMGKTRGPHIEYTRAEDEEAKSKAAGGSESAQKKPASASAPIGSQSKPPSRSSTPRSSSTVDSNSLSFEKLLTEDIEKLQAGSKLVPSSSGELQNSGGGMGRPVTNREAWLQIAGASQKNTVTSQQSNTTVKQTVTNQQSNTSVKQTVTSQQSNAAAKQTVPTAQPPVTTFPQRQSRPLKKQVARKSTGPRSRRPFPDHYTSSSTSVGRKDIASILQKRLMEEGDSNSRSSEDSVVDITVDTDPTEVPTPKMLKFCPHQCTPTCVSHVRPANPDQYRGRGAWPHINPLKVPILYQWERYIGKKRPGGTRDVSYRTPCARMLRNVRDISRYLTQTKTDFLSIDQFCFDPYVMLDNKMLGKNYVKIPDISNGNEDVPISCVNEINNEHPDNVGYTKQRLPTPGVELNLDPDYLVSCDCTDNCQNKKTCACHQLTIQAYRSRPGGQEDPDAGYENRRLTEQLPTGIYECNSRCKCSKQCYNRVAQNGIGLRLQVFRTSKRGWGIRCLDDIPQGAFICIYAGQLLTEDTANKGGNMFGDEYLAELDHIEIAEKFKEGYESDVPDSSGSDMNNSDSDSDNSSSGEEPSITSSTSPEPDLDNSSDSDYKPDITDKPGEAGGGVKLILRRESRGSTSGRSVKPQKCDTDKKVESWMEKNLSDNKPGDPGSQPGQSQSSKEDLGQSVDTNPTKKESSGQEQERHNIFDIMEFSESKDESIKTPDQSGEGQKKGDTNRSFQDALKDMNVSMEVLPKKAPAQQGSVAASKESEKDDGTACPVAAEKDSVEEKTERREGDIQDKTGKTEGEEKDKKGKDSSSPLRHYGYRVDGDRIAGLKRKHRKKVVVKASSSSESEESKPKPADGEFELMIVGATSLAVDSGDETSDSEKCSDKGKKKKEKDQLEVPAPVQILVPDDTQQPVAVLQPSPDKSTRKYFGEEHCYVMDAKVIGNCGRYLNHSCSPNLFVQNVFVDTHDLRFPWVAFFSSKRIRGGTELTWDYNYQVGSVAGKVLYCYCGSEECRGRLL from the exons atggcaacagttggAGATGCAGAGAGGCAGGAGATGTCAGAGGAGAACTTTTATGATAACCTGGATGACATCATCTCCGGGCTGGTGAATGAGAAGCTGGAGGGCAGTGGGTGGGTGGAGGGGCTGCCCCCCGGGATGGCAGACATAGAGAGGGAACTGGGCAGTCTGGAAG ACCAGCAGGCGCGTATCCAGGATGTGTTCCAGGAGTCGGAACAGCTGCTGGGCGTGGCCGGGGATAACCTGGCATGGCAGCAGACCTGGTTCAACGACTGGAAGGACCACAACAG CAGGACTGGGGTCCCGGAAGAGATGGTGGATCTCACAGTGGAGGATGATGAGATCATGGTGGTGTCAGACAGGCCAGccatacaacaacaacaaccacaacaacaacGAGCACAACAACAACGAGCACAACAGAGACAAGAACAGCCTGAGCTGTCGTCCGCTCCACAGGCAGTTGCTGAGGTGGAGACCCCCCCTGCCGTGCCTCAACAATCCCAGCCTGAGAGTTCTGTACCAACAACCAATCAGGAGACAGGAGCATCCTCTGAGCAGCCAATAGCAGTCCAGCATGAGGAGCAGGTTCAGAGAGAGGCTGTGAAAGTGTCAACTGCTGAGGCTGGACCATCTTCACAG GTGGCTCCGGGTACGTCAGACCCTGTGTCTGCAGAGCTGGCTGTGGGCATGAGACTCATGGGGAAGAAAAAAGACGACATCTGGTACCAGGGTACCCTCATAAAGATCGTCACCGATGAGAAGGGAGTG ATCAGGTACAAGGTGAAGTACGATGTAAAAGGGAAGAGCCTGTTGTCAGGAAACCACATTGCGTTCTGCGAGACAGTGGGACAGGGAGTACTGCATGCTGGCAGCAGGATTGTGG GTCAGTATGTTGACGAGGAGGGGGACTCTGTCCAGTACCTGTACGCCGGGATCGTGGCAGAGCTGCCGTCCAAGGCAAACAAATCCCGCTATCTCATCTTCTTCGATGATGGCTTTGCAACCTACCTCAGAAGGAACCAAATACACCAG GTGTGCAAGCCTAGTGCAAACGCTTGGGAGGACGTCCACCCCAACTCCAGGGAGTTCATCAGAGAATACTTGCAGGGGTATCCTGAG CGAGCCATGGTTAAGGTGAAGGTTGGGCAGAAGATCCGTACGGAGTGGAACGGCCAGTGGTGGGACGCGCGGGTGGACTCGGTGGACGGCAGCCTGGTGAAGATGTATTACCCGACAGACAAGCGCTCGGAGTGGATCTATCGGGGATCCACAAGGCTTTGGCCGCTTTATGAAGCTTTT GCCCATCAGGAACAGGCACAGACTGGGGGATCAAAGTCTATCAGAAGCCACACCATGGGGAAAACACGCGGCCCACACATCGAGTACACACGCGCTGAGGATGAAG AAGCCAAAAGCAAGGCAGCAGGTGGATCAGAGTCTGCACAGAAGAAGCCAGCCTCCGCATCGGCCCCCATCGGCAGTCAGTCCAAACCCCCCTCCCGCAGCAGCACACCGCGCTCCTCCAGCACCGTAGACTCCAACAGCCTCTCCTTCGAGAAACTCCTGACAGAGGACATTGAGAAACTGCAAGCTGGTTCCAAACTGGTTCCTTCGAGTAGCGGCGAGTTGCAGAATAGTGGAGGGGGGATGGGGAGGCCTGTTACCAACAGGGAGGCCTGGTTACAGATCGCTGGTGCCTCGCAAAAAAATACTGTGACTAGCCAGCAGTCAAACACCACTGTGAAACAAACAGTAACCAACCAGCAGTCAAACACATCTGTGAAACAAACAGTGACCAGTCAGCAGTCAAACGCTGCAGCCAAACAAACAGTTCCCACCGCCCAGCCCCCAGTCACAACCTTTCCCCAGAGACAAAGCAGGCCTCTGAAGAAGCAGGTGGCAAGAAAAAGTACAGGCCCAAGGTCAAGGAGACCATTTCCTGACCATTATACCAGTAGTAGTACATCTGTGGGCAGAAAGGATATTGCCAGCATTCTCCAGAAAAGGCTGATGGAGGAGGGAG ATTCTAACAGCCGTTCTAGCGAGGACAGTGTCGTGGACATCACAGTAGACACGGACCCTACGGAGGTTCCCACTCCCAAAATGTTGAAGTTCTGTCCACATCAGTGCACTCCGACATGTGTCAGTCACGTCCGTCCTGCCAATCCTGACCAGTACAGGGGACGGGGAGCATGGCCACACATCAACCCACTCAAAGTGCCCATCTTGTACCAATGGGAGAG GTACATTGGTAAGAAGCGCCCTGGTGGCACTCGAGACGTGTCCTACCGGACCCCGTGTGCCCGCATGCTGCGGAACGTACGGGATATCTCGCGGTATCTGACGCAGACCAAGACGGACTTCCTATCCATCGACCAGTTCTGTTTCGACCCTTACGTGATGTTGGACAACAAGATGCTGGGGAAGAACTATGTCAAGATTCCCGACATCTCCAACGGCAATGAAGATGTGCCCATTTCT tgtgTTAATGAGATCAACAACGAACATCCAGACAATGTAGGTTACACCAAACAGCGCCTCCCCACACCAGGGGTGGAGCTGAACCTGGACCCTGACTACCTGGTGTCATGTGACTGCACCGACAACTGTCAG AATAAGAAGACCTGTGCGTGTCACCAGCTGACCATCCAGGCGTACCGGTCGCGCCCTGGCGGCCAGGAGGACCCTGATGCAGGGTACGAGAACCGCAGGCTCACCGAGCAGCTACCTACTGG GATCTATGAGTGCAACTCCAGGTGCAAATGTAGCAAACAGTGCTACAATAGGGTGGCTCAGAATGGCATAGGCCTCAGGCTACAGGTGTTCCGCACATCCAAACG GGGATGGGGTATCCGCTGTTTGGACGACATTCCCCAAGGGGCATTCATCTGTATCTACGCGGGGCAGCTGCTGACAGAGGACACGGCCAACAAGGGGGGGAACATGTTTGGGGACGAGTACCTGGCTGAGCTGGATCACATAG AAATTGCTGAAAAGTTTAAGGAAGGCTACGAGAGCGATGTTCCAGACAGCAGTGGCAGCGACATGAACAACTCTGACAGCGATTCAGACAACAG CAGCTCCGGAGAGGAACCCTCCATCACCTCCTCCACCTCCCCTGAACCGGACCTGGACAACAGCAGCGACTCCGACTACAAACCTGACATCACGGACAAGCCAGGAGAGGCAGGCGGGGGCGTCAAACTCATCCTGCGCAGAGAGTCGCGCGGGTCAACATCCGGCAG GTCTGTGAAGCCTCAGAAATGTGACACGGACAAGAAAGTGGAGTCCTGGATGGAGAAGAACCTCTCTGACAACAAACCAGGTGACCCAGGTAGCCAACCTGGCCAATCACAGTCAAGCAAGGAAGACCTCGGCCAATCAGTTGACACGAATCCTACCAAAAAGGAATCGTCGGGGCAAGAACAGGAAAGGCACAATATTTTTGATATCATGGAATTTTCTGAATCAAAAGATGAATCCATTAAGACTCCAGACCAAAGCGGTGAAGGACAAAAGAAAGGAGACACCAATCGCTCCTTCCAAGATGCCTTGAAAGATATGAATGTCTCAATGGAAGTTTTGCCCAAGAAAGCACCAGCACAGCAGGGTTCCGTGGCAGCAAGTAAAGAGTCTGAAAAGGATGATGGGACGGCATGTCCAGTGGCAGCAGAGAAGGACTCTGTTGAGGAGAAAACAGAAAGAAGAGAGGGTGACATCCAAGACAAGACAGGAAAGACAGAAGGGGAAGAGAAGGATAAGAAAG GCAAAGACAGCAGTTCCCCATTGAGGCATTATGGGTATCGGGTTGACGGAGACCGTATCGCAGGACTAAAGAGGAAACACAGGAAGAAAGTTGTTGTAAAGG cATCTTCTTCCAGTGAGTCTGAAGAGTCCAAACCTAAACCAGCCGACGGGGAGTTTGAATTGATGATCGTCGGCGCAACATCGCTCGCTGTCGACAGTGGAGACGAGACATCAGACAGCGAGAAGTGCTCAGACAAggggaagaagaaaaaggagaagGATCAACTTGAAG TCCCAGCCCCAGTCCAAATCCTAGTCCCAGATGACACCCAGCAGCCAGTGGCAGTACTGCAGCCCTCACCTGACAAAAGCACCAGGAAGTATTTTGGGGAGGAACATTGTTATGTCATGGATGCCAAGGTCATAGGCAACTGTGGCAGGTACCTCAAC CATAGCTGTTCACCAAACCTGTTTGTACAGAATGTGTTCGTGGACACACATGACCTTCGCTTTCCTTGGGTCGCCTTTTTCTCTAGCAA